A stretch of Ranitomeya variabilis isolate aRanVar5 chromosome 3, aRanVar5.hap1, whole genome shotgun sequence DNA encodes these proteins:
- the MRM3 gene encoding rRNA methyltransferase 3, mitochondrial isoform X2: protein MQERTGAALEMAEDSNCKVVTIVKSRNFRERHGQVLLEGQRLLVDALDAGAVLQTLFFSRVDQLKTLPPEKLKKANLIKVKFEDIKIWSDLVKPQGLMGIFGKPDHVKMKFPDIQVHNSLPLSLICDNIRDPGNLGTILRCAAGAGCNKVLLTKGCVDAWEPKVIRAGMGAHFRLPIICSLDWNTVSNYLSEDTQVFLADNFWQKIRNETTCPDKAIDYGSISSDSRRLHKIHDDYSSSDEEDGEDHEKQEIPNIPIQRYSEPWARGSSALVIGGETHGLSLESLLLAEKLNGKRLYIPVVPGIDSLNSAMAASILLFEGRRQLKTST from the exons ATGCAGGAGAGGACAGGAGCGGCGCTGGAAATGGCAGAAGACAGCAATTG CAAAGTAGTTACAATTGTGAAGTCCAGAAACTTCCGTGAGCGCCATGGACAGGTTTTGCTGGAAGGACAGAGGCTGCTGGTGGACGCTCTAGATGCTGGTGCAGTCCTGCAAACACTCTTCTTCAGTAGAGTAGACCAGCTGAAGACGCTGCCGCCTGAGAAACTAAAGAAGGCAAACCTAATTAAAGTAAAGTTTGAAGATATTAAGATATGGTCTGATCTTGTCAAGCCACAAGGGCTAATGG GAATTTTTGGGAAACCTGATCATGTAAAGATGAAGTTTCCGGAcatccaggtccataacagtttacCGCTCTCTCTTATCTGTGATAACATCCGTGATCCTGGGAACCTGGGCACCATTCTGAGATGTGCGGCTGGGGCTGGCTGCAATAAAGTCCTGCTCACAAAAG gtTGTGTTGACGCCTGGGAGCCTAAAGTAATCAGAGCTGGAATGGGAGCCCATTTTCGCTTGCCGATAATCTGCAGCTTAGACTGGAACACGGTCTCTAACTATCTCTCGGAAGACACACAGGTGTTTCTTGCAGATAACTTCTGGCAGAAAATCCGCAATGAAACCACATGTCCTGATAAAGCTATTGATTATGGCAGTATTTCATCGGATTCTAGGAGGCTACATAAAATTCATGACGATTACTCATCCAGTGACGAAGAAGATGGAGAGGATCACGAAAAGCAAGAAATTCCAAACATTCCTATACAGAGATATTCTGAACCATGGGCCAGAGGTTCTAGCGCACTTGTGATTGGGGGAGAGACACATGGACTGAGTTTAGAGTCATTACTGCTGGCTGAAAAATTAAATGGCAAGAGACTGTACATTCCTGTTGTGCCAGGCATTGACAGCTTAAATTCAGCTATGGCTGCGAGCATCCTCTTGTTTGAGGGAAGAAGACAGCTTAAAACCAGCACATAA
- the MRM3 gene encoding rRNA methyltransferase 3, mitochondrial isoform X1, whose protein sequence is MAALMRSVLGCSRLAIVRLPISVQVKRDVRALRRKPVRIIPPENQRKLEKQAKDVREPPTASVPDKQRRDPATEDESREEQHTYELRYDRAAAGDKRLSKVVTIVKSRNFRERHGQVLLEGQRLLVDALDAGAVLQTLFFSRVDQLKTLPPEKLKKANLIKVKFEDIKIWSDLVKPQGLMGIFGKPDHVKMKFPDIQVHNSLPLSLICDNIRDPGNLGTILRCAAGAGCNKVLLTKGCVDAWEPKVIRAGMGAHFRLPIICSLDWNTVSNYLSEDTQVFLADNFWQKIRNETTCPDKAIDYGSISSDSRRLHKIHDDYSSSDEEDGEDHEKQEIPNIPIQRYSEPWARGSSALVIGGETHGLSLESLLLAEKLNGKRLYIPVVPGIDSLNSAMAASILLFEGRRQLKTST, encoded by the exons ATGGCGGCGCTCATGAGGAGCGTGCTTGGCTGCTCTAGGCTGGCAATTGTAAGGCTCCCAATCAGTGTGCAGGTGAAGCGGGATGTACGAGCTCTGCGGAGAAAACCGGTGCGGATCATTCCCCCGGAAAACCAGCGGAAGCTCGAGAAGCAGGCGAAGGACGTGAGGGAGCCGCCGACAGCATCCGTACCGGACAAGCAGCGACGTGACCCCGCCACTGAGGACGAGAGCCGTGAGGAGCAGCACACATACGAGCTGAGATATGACCGAGCAGCGGCTGGGGACAAGAGGCTCAG CAAAGTAGTTACAATTGTGAAGTCCAGAAACTTCCGTGAGCGCCATGGACAGGTTTTGCTGGAAGGACAGAGGCTGCTGGTGGACGCTCTAGATGCTGGTGCAGTCCTGCAAACACTCTTCTTCAGTAGAGTAGACCAGCTGAAGACGCTGCCGCCTGAGAAACTAAAGAAGGCAAACCTAATTAAAGTAAAGTTTGAAGATATTAAGATATGGTCTGATCTTGTCAAGCCACAAGGGCTAATGG GAATTTTTGGGAAACCTGATCATGTAAAGATGAAGTTTCCGGAcatccaggtccataacagtttacCGCTCTCTCTTATCTGTGATAACATCCGTGATCCTGGGAACCTGGGCACCATTCTGAGATGTGCGGCTGGGGCTGGCTGCAATAAAGTCCTGCTCACAAAAG gtTGTGTTGACGCCTGGGAGCCTAAAGTAATCAGAGCTGGAATGGGAGCCCATTTTCGCTTGCCGATAATCTGCAGCTTAGACTGGAACACGGTCTCTAACTATCTCTCGGAAGACACACAGGTGTTTCTTGCAGATAACTTCTGGCAGAAAATCCGCAATGAAACCACATGTCCTGATAAAGCTATTGATTATGGCAGTATTTCATCGGATTCTAGGAGGCTACATAAAATTCATGACGATTACTCATCCAGTGACGAAGAAGATGGAGAGGATCACGAAAAGCAAGAAATTCCAAACATTCCTATACAGAGATATTCTGAACCATGGGCCAGAGGTTCTAGCGCACTTGTGATTGGGGGAGAGACACATGGACTGAGTTTAGAGTCATTACTGCTGGCTGAAAAATTAAATGGCAAGAGACTGTACATTCCTGTTGTGCCAGGCATTGACAGCTTAAATTCAGCTATGGCTGCGAGCATCCTCTTGTTTGAGGGAAGAAGACAGCTTAAAACCAGCACATAA